A genomic region of Deinococcus humi contains the following coding sequences:
- a CDS encoding iron-siderophore ABC transporter substrate-binding protein: protein MQKRVWYSAFLLCGLTQAAATTYPVTLTHEAGTTTVQKRPLRVVALGPHALDLLLSLGVQPVGYGEASTYIKTPAFGSPIRDIKYLGSRITSSPVNVGDRFSPSLEILATLKPDLIIGENYALPVYNQLSRIAPTLLFKGIDRNEWQKTLPALARALDKEKVYSSILSKYNKSVQTTKSQLSSTIKNKRVLVIWTGGGPEKNTFTISDSNDWTGGLLKDLGFNVIDGDKRDAAVSIEGLSAVDPDMVIVLASGTNTPTRAKFDWNSSPLTSGLRASKANQIYYFDYHLFRRIRGPIAAQLIERQLVKEMTK from the coding sequence ATGCAGAAAAGAGTCTGGTATTCAGCCTTCCTTCTATGTGGTTTGACCCAAGCTGCAGCAACCACGTACCCAGTGACGCTCACCCATGAGGCTGGAACCACCACTGTGCAGAAACGCCCCCTGCGTGTCGTGGCCCTTGGACCTCATGCCCTGGATCTGCTGCTATCACTTGGAGTACAACCTGTAGGCTACGGCGAAGCATCGACGTACATCAAGACGCCCGCCTTCGGCTCTCCCATACGTGACATCAAGTACTTGGGCAGCCGTATCACTTCCAGCCCAGTGAATGTCGGCGACCGTTTTAGTCCAAGTCTGGAAATCCTGGCGACCCTTAAACCTGACCTGATCATTGGCGAGAACTACGCGCTTCCTGTTTATAACCAGCTGAGCCGCATTGCGCCAACACTCCTTTTCAAGGGTATAGACAGGAATGAGTGGCAAAAAACACTTCCAGCTCTTGCTAGAGCGCTCGATAAGGAAAAGGTCTATAGCAGTATACTTAGTAAGTATAATAAGAGTGTTCAGACCACGAAATCTCAATTGTCAAGCACTATAAAAAACAAGAGAGTATTGGTCATTTGGACCGGAGGTGGTCCTGAAAAGAATACATTCACCATCAGCGACAGTAATGATTGGACGGGGGGTCTACTGAAAGATCTGGGATTCAACGTCATTGATGGCGATAAAAGAGACGCTGCAGTCAGCATTGAGGGCTTATCCGCTGTAGATCCCGATATGGTGATCGTCTTGGCGTCTGGTACCAACACTCCAACACGGGCAAAATTCGACTGGAACTCCAGTCCATTGACAAGTGGACTGAGAGCAAGCAAGGCAAATCAGATCTACTATTTTGACTATCATTTGTTCAGGCGAATTCGCGGTCCTATCGCTGCACAGCTGATTGAGCGTCAATTGGTCAAGGAGATGACGAAGTAA
- a CDS encoding helix-turn-helix domain-containing protein, which produces MARGPEPKAPRPAWSTALRARRIQLNLRQEDVAARTEDLVSQGTISDLERGKTHLMNITAPRVVALADALEWTPQDFEKATGVPIWRSVDLMVSDGKQTFYVESKHVADVDVKARRRSDYPASAASTGYRIPRSAPRPIDSALLKAAEEYGDKTELAPLREYRWLRTLNDIPFKRRPVTPE; this is translated from the coding sequence ATGGCGCGTGGTCCTGAGCCCAAAGCCCCACGCCCTGCGTGGAGCACAGCGTTAAGAGCCCGCCGGATTCAGCTGAATCTGCGCCAAGAAGACGTAGCTGCCCGCACGGAGGATCTGGTTTCGCAAGGAACGATTTCAGATTTAGAGCGTGGCAAAACCCATTTAATGAACATCACTGCGCCTCGCGTGGTCGCCTTAGCAGACGCTCTGGAGTGGACACCTCAGGACTTTGAAAAGGCAACAGGTGTGCCTATATGGCGGTCAGTAGATTTAATGGTTTCTGACGGCAAACAGACATTCTACGTAGAATCAAAACACGTAGCTGACGTAGATGTAAAAGCGAGGCGCCGGTCCGACTATCCAGCTTCGGCTGCGTCAACGGGGTACCGCATCCCCAGATCCGCTCCTCGCCCCATCGATAGCGCCCTTCTGAAGGCCGCAGAGGAGTATGGGGACAAGACCGAACTAGCCCCCCTCCGGGAATATCGCTGGCTGCGCACGCTCAACGACATCCCGTTCAAGCGTCGCCCAGTCACCCCGGAATAA
- a CDS encoding dihydrofolate reductase family protein, with protein sequence MRQIKILEYISLDGVIQAPGGPEEGYSYGGWWWPFHDPVLEEAMNAALGQSFDLLLGRRTYDAWAGFWPTADNVPGAENFNGATKYVATHQPESLSWAPAEDLGLDIVEGIRRVKAKDGPDILCFGSSSLTSLLLEHGLADEVHLIVAPVLLGQGTRFFSDTTPPLELALVTTVTAPSGGVLNTYRPVGPLRIAPMLETAE encoded by the coding sequence ATGAGACAGATCAAAATCCTCGAATACATCTCGCTGGACGGCGTTATCCAAGCGCCCGGTGGGCCGGAAGAAGGGTACAGCTATGGCGGCTGGTGGTGGCCGTTCCACGATCCCGTGCTCGAAGAGGCGATGAACGCAGCACTGGGTCAGTCTTTCGATTTGCTGCTCGGCCGCCGAACTTACGATGCCTGGGCTGGCTTTTGGCCCACCGCCGACAACGTCCCCGGAGCCGAGAACTTCAACGGGGCGACGAAGTACGTGGCGACCCACCAGCCAGAGAGCCTTTCATGGGCACCGGCTGAGGACTTGGGTCTGGACATCGTTGAGGGCATTCGCCGCGTTAAAGCGAAAGACGGCCCAGACATCCTGTGCTTTGGCAGCTCGAGCCTGACCTCCCTGCTGCTCGAGCATGGACTGGCCGATGAGGTGCATCTCATCGTCGCCCCGGTGTTGCTGGGCCAGGGAACACGGTTTTTTTCGGACACCACGCCACCGCTCGAGCTTGCACTGGTGACAACAGTGACCGCCCCTTCGGGTGGGGTCTTGAACACATACCGACCGGTTGGCCCCTTGCGGATCGCACCCATGTTGGAGACGGCTGAGTGA
- a CDS encoding tyrosine-type recombinase/integrase, with translation MFQRADGKWAAEIDLGLLDGKRRRITRYAATEREAERKLADMIAESGRGALQAPSTTTVDEWLNGYLSRKHRARASKPATVREDKRLAGLVIRHTGSRRLTALHGAHVQAMMHDHASYSPRTRRKLLTLLVSALDEAVALDLIARNPAKAITLPRLATQASKHQAWSKAQAQRFLEEVKGHRLYALYRLLFGQGLRLGEAIALQLDDHDPARSTLSIHQTIQREDWQQSRRTGTGTPKTAASIRLLTLPADLNAVLVAHRERLAVEAEKGKAAGLWRECSWLFPSESGTMLGDRNVARHLDEIQARINARTPADPLPRLTPHGLRYTFINVVIRAGAPFDVVAAIVGHSSPVITMKIYRQIQQEELQETGAKLDGLFDLD, from the coding sequence GTGTTCCAGAGGGCTGACGGCAAGTGGGCTGCCGAGATCGACCTCGGCCTGCTGGACGGCAAACGCCGCCGGATTACCCGATACGCGGCCACGGAACGCGAGGCCGAACGCAAACTGGCCGACATGATCGCCGAGAGTGGACGTGGTGCGCTGCAGGCACCCAGCACCACCACTGTTGACGAATGGCTGAACGGCTACCTGTCTCGCAAGCACCGGGCCAGGGCCAGCAAGCCCGCGACGGTCCGGGAGGACAAGCGCCTGGCTGGCCTGGTCATCCGGCACACCGGGAGCCGGAGGCTGACCGCCCTGCATGGCGCGCACGTTCAGGCGATGATGCACGACCACGCCAGCTACAGCCCGCGCACCCGCCGCAAACTGCTGACCCTGCTGGTCTCCGCGTTGGACGAGGCGGTGGCGCTGGACCTGATCGCCCGCAACCCGGCCAAGGCCATCACCCTCCCCCGTCTCGCCACCCAGGCCAGCAAGCACCAGGCGTGGAGCAAGGCGCAGGCACAGCGCTTCTTGGAAGAGGTCAAGGGTCACCGGCTGTATGCCCTGTATCGCCTGCTGTTCGGGCAGGGTCTGCGGCTGGGTGAAGCCATCGCCCTCCAGCTCGACGATCACGACCCGGCCCGCTCTACCCTGTCGATTCACCAGACCATCCAGCGCGAGGACTGGCAGCAGTCGCGCCGCACGGGGACCGGCACGCCCAAGACGGCGGCGAGCATTCGGCTGCTGACCCTGCCCGCCGATCTAAACGCCGTATTGGTGGCCCATCGTGAGCGCCTGGCGGTGGAAGCTGAGAAGGGAAAGGCAGCAGGTCTGTGGCGCGAGTGCAGCTGGCTGTTCCCGTCCGAGAGCGGCACGATGCTGGGAGACCGCAACGTCGCTCGCCACCTCGACGAGATCCAGGCCCGTATCAATGCCCGCACGCCTGCGGATCCGTTGCCGCGGCTGACGCCTCACGGCCTGCGGTACACCTTTATTAATGTGGTGATCCGGGCCGGTGCGCCGTTCGATGTGGTGGCCGCCATCGTGGGGCATTCGTCGCCGGTGATCACCATGAAGATCTACCGCCAGATTCAGCAGGAAGAACTGCAGGAGACGGGTGCGAAGCTGGACGGCTTGTTTGATCTGGATTGA
- a CDS encoding S8 family peptidase — MTMKCLKAALALSLSLTLAACGQQNSPDQSAGLSSQAVTPSQRYIVVFKDQRLPADTAKRVSAAGGWVQKAVTETGVATISGNAAVRAKLERDSAVLAVGLEHLYTLPPTERVAADASNTAGGYSATAADTLYGYQWDMRRIGAQVAANRVGNAQSRITVGVLDVGVMSDHPDMVGQIAFSKGTNYCQETGKDGTTGYPVYSKLIDFDAHPEWSPADGCDTAKAIFEDHGTHVAGTVAGAVGGGAIVGVAPGAKIAAYKVFDRYRFTDAQGKLQDGVGGFDGPIFDAIVDAANRGVNIINMSLGSTLDRSNKDDNASWLAWQRVMNYADKKGTLIIASAGNDAENSNGNIAHIPSDVPGIMSVSATGVTVLATDAKGNLVANGPDVLAFYSNYGASTDIAAPGGDCGTNPANGLSWCDSSNRAKRPADWFTHLILSSIINADGTPGYDWLAGTSMASPHVAGVAALVKAQHPEFSTNQLKAYLKRTAENVGQKQGFGSGLANADLATR; from the coding sequence ATGACCATGAAGTGCTTAAAGGCCGCACTGGCCCTATCCCTGTCCCTTACGCTCGCCGCCTGTGGGCAGCAGAACTCGCCGGATCAAAGCGCCGGGCTTTCCTCCCAGGCTGTGACCCCTAGCCAGCGCTACATCGTGGTCTTCAAAGATCAGCGCCTGCCTGCCGACACCGCGAAGCGTGTCTCGGCTGCGGGCGGCTGGGTGCAAAAGGCCGTGACCGAAACCGGCGTGGCGACCATCAGCGGGAATGCGGCAGTGCGGGCCAAGCTGGAGCGCGACAGCGCCGTGCTCGCGGTGGGGCTGGAGCATCTCTATACCTTGCCGCCCACCGAGCGGGTGGCGGCAGACGCAAGCAACACGGCCGGGGGCTACAGCGCCACGGCCGCTGACACCCTCTACGGGTATCAGTGGGACATGCGCCGCATCGGCGCCCAGGTCGCAGCCAACCGGGTTGGCAACGCGCAGTCCCGCATCACGGTCGGCGTGCTGGACGTGGGCGTCATGAGTGACCACCCAGACATGGTGGGTCAGATCGCCTTCTCCAAGGGCACCAACTACTGCCAGGAAACCGGAAAAGACGGCACCACTGGCTACCCCGTCTACAGCAAGCTCATCGACTTCGACGCGCACCCTGAATGGAGTCCGGCCGACGGCTGTGACACGGCGAAAGCCATCTTCGAGGACCACGGGACGCACGTGGCGGGCACCGTCGCGGGCGCCGTAGGGGGCGGTGCGATCGTCGGTGTCGCCCCTGGAGCCAAAATTGCGGCATACAAGGTGTTCGACCGCTACCGCTTCACCGACGCTCAGGGCAAGCTTCAGGATGGAGTGGGCGGCTTCGATGGACCCATCTTCGATGCAATCGTGGACGCTGCGAACCGGGGCGTGAACATCATCAACATGAGCCTGGGGAGCACCCTCGATCGCTCGAACAAGGACGACAACGCATCATGGCTGGCGTGGCAGCGCGTCATGAACTACGCGGACAAGAAGGGCACGCTGATCATCGCGTCGGCCGGCAATGACGCGGAGAACTCCAACGGCAACATCGCGCATATCCCGTCCGACGTTCCGGGCATCATGTCCGTTTCTGCGACGGGGGTCACGGTCCTTGCCACTGACGCCAAGGGCAACCTCGTGGCTAATGGCCCGGATGTGCTGGCGTTCTACTCGAACTATGGAGCGTCCACGGACATCGCTGCGCCGGGTGGGGACTGCGGGACGAACCCCGCCAACGGCCTGAGCTGGTGCGACAGCTCCAACAGGGCCAAACGCCCGGCCGACTGGTTCACCCACCTGATTCTGTCGAGCATCATTAACGCGGATGGCACGCCTGGCTACGACTGGCTCGCCGGCACCAGCATGGCCAGCCCCCACGTGGCGGGCGTCGCCGCGCTGGTCAAGGCACAGCACCCCGAGTTCAGCACCAACCAGCTCAAGGCCTACCTGAAGCGCACGGCCGAGAACGTGGGCCAGAAGCAAGGTTTTGGCAGTGGTCTGGCCAACGCTGACCTCGCCACACGCTGA
- a CDS encoding peptide ABC transporter substrate-binding protein gives MTITLPRAAIRLSLTLSCSLTLAHAGPTDNSLIIGASQEPSALEYIVNSQSVTREIMGWMYRDLTYIDLDGKIQPDMAAQLPTEGNGRVKYTRDAKGEPTAMTVRWTLKPDITWSDNRPITSEDFRLFYEIASDKRVPVITRANFPTAFKVIDAKNFEVTYSPINLFYQKGVQPGDFSNLPSQVWKPLWERVKANLEGKSAEQQQAIILKDLLGTPISTSVGGPPVVSGPFRFTRWTPGQSMVMKRNPTYWQKNPNGVQSIIYRFIGNTNTLQTALLAGQIDATSTQGLANSPATLKLLRDNAKNVFNVSLVEGTAFENLIINKFGNVKAVSDLKLDDPKTRQAILYAIDRKSIAQDLLGGTVSVTNTFVNPNSPVYSAALEGEYAYNPAKAKQLLAGLGWKAGSDGILQRSVGGKTVKFVLEYVTTAGNAVRERNQLFIKDNLRKVGIDVKVNNAPASVVFGQDYFPRTSEGSWTGVFEAAGGGVPLLEAGNEFYCDDSTTPSQKDNVPSKANGYGGNNVGGWCNAAYDKAWSQARSETDPAARKALFAKMQQQFVTELPSIPLYLRRELLTTRRGLVNYVWNGNTSYPSRLGWLTGWTQKGMKQVVKQPEIK, from the coding sequence ATGACCATCACGCTGCCCCGCGCCGCTATCCGCTTGAGCCTGACGCTGTCCTGCAGTTTGACCCTCGCCCACGCTGGTCCGACTGACAACTCGCTGATCATCGGGGCCAGTCAGGAACCTTCAGCGCTGGAATACATCGTCAACAGCCAATCAGTGACCCGCGAGATCATGGGCTGGATGTACCGTGACCTGACCTATATCGACTTGGACGGCAAGATCCAGCCGGACATGGCCGCGCAACTGCCCACCGAGGGCAACGGCAGGGTCAAGTACACCCGCGATGCCAAGGGGGAACCCACCGCCATGACGGTACGCTGGACCCTCAAGCCCGACATCACCTGGAGCGACAACCGCCCGATCACCAGCGAGGATTTCCGGCTGTTCTACGAGATCGCCAGCGACAAGCGTGTGCCGGTCATTACGCGGGCCAATTTTCCCACGGCCTTCAAGGTGATCGATGCCAAGAACTTTGAGGTCACTTATTCGCCGATCAACCTCTTTTACCAGAAAGGCGTGCAGCCCGGCGACTTCTCCAACCTACCGTCACAGGTATGGAAACCCCTCTGGGAACGGGTCAAGGCCAACTTGGAAGGCAAGAGTGCCGAGCAGCAGCAGGCGATTATCCTTAAAGATCTGCTGGGCACGCCCATCTCCACCAGCGTGGGCGGCCCGCCGGTTGTCAGCGGCCCCTTCCGTTTCACGCGCTGGACGCCGGGGCAGAGCATGGTCATGAAGCGCAACCCGACATATTGGCAGAAGAACCCCAACGGCGTGCAGAGTATTATTTACCGTTTTATCGGCAACACCAATACGCTGCAGACGGCGCTGCTGGCCGGGCAGATCGACGCAACGTCCACGCAGGGATTGGCCAACTCCCCCGCTACCCTCAAGCTGCTGCGCGACAACGCCAAGAACGTTTTTAACGTTTCCCTGGTGGAGGGCACCGCCTTCGAGAACCTGATCATCAACAAGTTTGGGAACGTGAAAGCCGTCTCAGACCTGAAGCTGGACGATCCCAAAACGCGGCAAGCCATCTTGTACGCCATCGACCGCAAGAGCATCGCGCAGGACCTGCTGGGAGGCACGGTGTCGGTGACCAATACTTTTGTGAACCCCAACTCGCCGGTGTATTCGGCTGCGCTGGAAGGCGAATACGCCTATAATCCAGCCAAAGCCAAGCAACTGCTGGCTGGGCTGGGCTGGAAGGCTGGTTCAGACGGCATTTTGCAGCGCAGTGTAGGTGGCAAGACTGTCAAGTTCGTGTTGGAGTACGTGACCACGGCAGGCAATGCGGTGCGCGAGCGTAACCAGCTCTTCATCAAGGACAACCTGCGTAAGGTGGGCATCGACGTCAAGGTCAACAACGCGCCCGCCTCAGTGGTCTTCGGGCAGGACTATTTTCCCAGAACGTCTGAAGGCTCGTGGACCGGCGTGTTCGAGGCGGCGGGGGGCGGTGTGCCGCTGCTGGAGGCAGGCAACGAGTTTTACTGCGATGACTCCACCACCCCGTCTCAGAAAGACAATGTGCCCAGCAAGGCCAACGGTTATGGGGGCAACAATGTGGGCGGCTGGTGCAATGCGGCCTACGACAAAGCTTGGAGCCAGGCCCGATCTGAAACGGACCCAGCTGCCCGCAAGGCCCTGTTCGCGAAGATGCAGCAGCAGTTTGTCACCGAACTGCCGTCCATTCCACTGTATCTGCGCCGCGAACTGCTGACCACCCGACGTGGGCTGGTGAACTACGTCTGGAACGGTAACACCAGCTATCCGTCCAGACTGGGCTGGCTGACCGGCTGGACTCAGAAGGGCATGAAGCAGGTGGTCAAGCAGCCCGAAATTAAGTGA
- a CDS encoding ABC transporter permease, translated as MLKYTLKRVAAMVPILLVVSLLVFALIQLQPGTFVDDLKLSNPNMTAQEVENLRRAYGLDQPWYVQYGKWLSHAVQGDFGISRKQYIPAATFVVEQRLGNTLLLGAGALTLSLLIGIPLGILSAVKQYSVLDYVTTFFAFVGFSLPVFWFGLMLLIVFSVNLKVLPAGGLSSPNATPLVSTSATFDATGPVTKVQQSNGQTQVTVEVYDADRGATEDRTYALPTGVKSEVQVGDYVSPGQPYGRSVTVASWLSYALDRLKYLVLPTVALAVIQIATWTRFMRAALLDVINQDYVRTARAKGLPEGRVISKHALRNALIPVITLIGLSLPGLVNGAVITETVFNYPGMGLALYQSILDKDYNPAMVILLLLAVITLLANLLTDLAYALLSPRIRFS; from the coding sequence ATGCTCAAATACACCCTAAAACGCGTCGCTGCTATGGTTCCCATTTTATTGGTGGTGTCGCTTCTGGTCTTCGCGTTGATTCAATTGCAGCCGGGCACCTTCGTCGATGACCTCAAGCTCAGCAACCCCAACATGACGGCGCAGGAGGTCGAGAATCTGCGCCGCGCCTACGGCCTGGATCAGCCCTGGTACGTCCAGTATGGCAAGTGGCTAAGCCACGCCGTGCAGGGGGATTTCGGGATCTCGCGCAAGCAGTACATCCCAGCCGCCACCTTCGTGGTGGAGCAGCGGCTGGGCAACACGCTGCTCTTAGGAGCAGGAGCACTGACGCTCTCGCTTCTCATCGGCATTCCCCTGGGCATCCTGTCAGCAGTAAAGCAGTACAGCGTGCTGGACTACGTCACCACCTTCTTCGCCTTCGTGGGCTTCTCTCTTCCTGTGTTCTGGTTTGGCCTGATGCTGCTGATCGTTTTCAGCGTTAACCTCAAGGTGCTGCCGGCTGGGGGACTGTCCAGTCCCAATGCCACGCCGCTGGTCAGCACTTCAGCCACCTTTGACGCAACGGGCCCGGTCACGAAAGTGCAGCAGTCAAACGGCCAGACGCAGGTCACGGTAGAGGTCTACGACGCCGACAGGGGGGCCACCGAGGACCGGACCTATGCACTGCCGACTGGGGTCAAGAGCGAGGTGCAGGTAGGTGATTACGTCTCGCCGGGCCAGCCGTACGGCCGCAGTGTGACCGTGGCAAGCTGGTTGAGCTATGCACTGGACCGGCTGAAGTATTTGGTGTTGCCGACCGTAGCATTGGCCGTGATCCAGATTGCCACCTGGACACGCTTTATGCGGGCAGCGTTGCTGGACGTGATCAACCAGGATTACGTGCGAACGGCGCGGGCCAAGGGTCTGCCGGAGGGGCGGGTCATCTCCAAACACGCCCTGAGGAATGCCCTCATTCCCGTGATTACCCTGATCGGACTGTCACTGCCAGGACTGGTCAACGGGGCTGTGATCACTGAAACAGTCTTTAACTACCCCGGCATGGGGCTGGCGCTGTATCAAAGCATCCTGGACAAGGACTACAACCCGGCGATGGTGATTTTGCTGCTGCTGGCTGTCATCACACTGCTGGCCAATTTGCTGACTGATCTGGCCTACGCTCTGCTCAGCCCTCGGATCCGGTTTAGCTGA
- a CDS encoding ABC transporter permease, producing the protein MVRKRFLKHKLATAGLIILLLLILLSVFAPLLAPYSPSQIDATNVYAAPSFQHLMGTDALGRDIFSRLLYAGRVSLLVGFTVTILTALIGTGLGLLAGFYSGQPLLVALGPLSPQWAEAKHRGGGSFWLKSVVRWVGWSAVIAFVLRATGQFASVNDGIFFTVTWIIGVTLAILIFYFSFFSSIRLDIDSVISRLIDIFLAIPTLPFLLVLAGLFSNPKIGLGVTLDQLLGPARSVTVIIFVLTLFGWLSMARIVRGTILNLRNAEFNEAAVSLGASDARVMLRHLLPNSIAPIFVQITLDLGHAIVAEAALSFLGLGIQEPTASWGNILNGAQEAIFQQPTAVFWPGLFILLTTLATNYIGDGLRDAIDPRSRG; encoded by the coding sequence ATGGTGCGCAAGCGATTTCTCAAACACAAGCTTGCAACGGCTGGACTGATCATTCTGCTGTTGCTGATCCTGCTGTCAGTCTTTGCGCCGCTGCTTGCGCCGTACTCACCCTCGCAAATCGACGCCACCAATGTGTACGCTGCTCCCAGTTTTCAGCACCTCATGGGCACGGACGCCCTGGGCCGGGACATCTTCAGCCGGTTGCTGTATGCCGGGCGGGTCAGTCTACTGGTGGGCTTCACCGTCACCATCCTGACCGCGCTGATTGGGACCGGGCTGGGGCTGCTGGCTGGATTTTACAGTGGGCAACCGCTGCTGGTGGCCTTGGGTCCGCTCTCGCCTCAATGGGCTGAAGCCAAACACAGAGGGGGCGGCAGTTTTTGGCTCAAAAGCGTCGTGCGCTGGGTGGGGTGGTCTGCTGTCATCGCCTTCGTACTGCGGGCCACCGGACAGTTCGCCAGCGTGAATGACGGCATATTCTTCACCGTCACCTGGATCATCGGCGTGACGTTGGCCATCCTGATCTTCTATTTTAGCTTTTTCAGCTCCATCCGCTTGGACATCGACTCGGTCATCTCGCGCCTGATCGACATCTTTCTGGCGATTCCTACGCTGCCCTTTCTCCTGGTGCTGGCCGGGCTGTTCTCCAATCCCAAGATCGGTTTGGGCGTCACCCTGGATCAGCTGTTGGGTCCAGCCCGTTCGGTGACGGTCATCATTTTCGTGTTGACCCTGTTTGGTTGGTTATCGATGGCGCGCATCGTGCGCGGCACCATCCTGAACCTGCGGAATGCCGAATTCAACGAGGCCGCCGTGAGCCTGGGAGCCAGTGACGCCCGCGTGATGTTACGCCACCTGCTGCCCAACTCAATTGCGCCTATCTTTGTGCAGATCACGCTGGACCTGGGGCACGCCATTGTCGCTGAGGCTGCGCTGAGCTTCCTGGGGCTGGGCATTCAGGAACCCACTGCCAGTTGGGGCAACATCCTGAATGGTGCGCAGGAAGCTATTTTTCAGCAGCCCACTGCCGTCTTCTGGCCAGGACTGTTCATCCTGTTGACCACGCTGGCCACCAATTACATTGGGGATGGACTGCGTGACGCAATCGACCCGCGCAGCCGGGGGTAA
- a CDS encoding ScyD/ScyE family protein, whose protein sequence is MSAPVVHQGTVVAQGLNGPQGVYVSADGTVWIADSGTGGPGTFTTPGGPGSAEPTTNSYGDTARLVRVSPSGVMTDVAMLPSVAGAEGAEGASRVMELGGKLYITSGHWAADSSIERLPKTAALLRLDGSSTTEIANLWTFEKANDPDKQGADSHPYGLAAGPDSQLWVTDAGGNDLLRVDPMTGAITLVTVFDNLPNANPGPGVPPSSQAVPTGIAFLNDGAAYVSLLPGFPFTPGSSKVVRVASDGSKTDYATGLTMTTDLRTGPDGNLYAVELGQFGEQGPAPGSGSVIRIKAGGIKETVLSGLDTPTSLAFNGNGDAFITVGGAAAPGTGQVRRWDKLTNKAAITPSSLAQ, encoded by the coding sequence ATGTCTGCTCCGGTGGTTCATCAGGGCACCGTTGTGGCCCAGGGGCTCAACGGTCCGCAGGGCGTGTATGTAAGCGCAGATGGCACGGTCTGGATCGCGGACTCCGGTACAGGTGGACCCGGGACCTTTACCACGCCGGGTGGACCTGGCAGCGCTGAACCGACGACCAACAGCTACGGGGACACAGCGCGCCTCGTGCGGGTGAGTCCGAGTGGCGTGATGACCGATGTCGCCATGTTGCCCTCAGTGGCCGGCGCCGAGGGGGCCGAAGGGGCCAGCCGAGTAATGGAACTCGGCGGGAAGCTGTATATCACCAGCGGACACTGGGCCGCAGATTCCAGCATCGAGCGGCTGCCAAAAACAGCGGCTCTCCTGCGCCTCGACGGAAGCTCCACGACTGAGATTGCCAATCTCTGGACGTTTGAGAAGGCCAACGATCCAGACAAACAGGGAGCAGATTCGCATCCCTATGGCCTGGCGGCCGGACCGGACAGCCAGCTCTGGGTGACCGATGCGGGCGGAAATGACCTCTTGCGTGTGGACCCCATGACAGGCGCGATCACTCTGGTCACGGTCTTCGATAACCTTCCCAACGCCAATCCTGGTCCTGGGGTTCCTCCGAGCTCGCAGGCGGTCCCGACGGGAATCGCTTTCCTGAACGATGGAGCGGCGTATGTGTCCCTCCTCCCCGGCTTTCCCTTCACCCCGGGTTCGAGCAAGGTGGTGCGGGTGGCCAGTGATGGCAGCAAGACCGATTACGCCACAGGTCTGACCATGACCACTGACCTCAGAACCGGACCAGATGGCAACCTCTACGCTGTCGAGCTCGGTCAGTTTGGAGAACAAGGTCCAGCCCCTGGCTCCGGTTCGGTGATCCGCATTAAGGCCGGGGGCATTAAGGAAACCGTATTGAGCGGATTAGATACCCCCACAAGCTTGGCCTTTAACGGAAACGGAGACGCCTTCATCACCGTCGGTGGGGCAGCCGCTCCCGGAACGGGTCAGGTGCGGCGTTGGGATAAACTCACCAATAAGGCAGCGATCACCCCCTCCTCCCTCGCCCAGTGA